One region of Rhizoctonia solani chromosome 9, complete sequence genomic DNA includes:
- a CDS encoding helicase domain-containing protein → MSSGTKVYNFVSQPDQFKTVLDAIAKSEGIVFLCGPDLLASSGMPSLSQTSTFCHNTFDSQLPLSKMIVDCSEPNGGPSQLSDDQLAAYNKVMAARRIQARGIPSSPFHQYFHRVFALKRVVKYLTTSFDAVEVLRKRVAEIKRATSRPPAPAAKASRRLCPAVLNSMASDMLPGARLRNRIVAAAKNADLLLIAGISLQSDEIMDLVREIAEQVHRRYGGVVYIGEQPSGGRGSKYHVDFHLQMTPDKCAGHIQSTMNRLEDADTSMESAVGTESEKAGAWCEIINNEIESLFLVEEPELNRPQCFLCNTSLEECLLKCRRCGDWLCYTGPYHTNRTAPCVVLQMFRDEANKPSIEMEIDAFCCMYCWNHSEEGPYPHSVKPAPWVAVQERGRPAPRMIMIIYFLDQFWPQAKHLRNLVAGKWAGRGWSAHVEPVRLENLHEPRNILPNFSWDAKTYNVFVIYITHGISSSKGYQISPTELYPAPQFLEYTLTPVRDIILQANHSLAIFACCGYPFLEPQKVWDLQLWLNRSIFINSIIGCLNEKLSPAFLLSFIGKLTTVSADDRVYSEDAMNSWMSSNIAVSHTDLIYLQRLSPPVMWLFSPFDTRPLGKELPHILTACKCRREEMVTAQGKQTAKVWKVSHNATIGMPLSDVRVKVSCSICRQMWVLPSEHLKGKVYSHAGLYCSVVPYFAT, encoded by the exons ATGTCGTCCGGAACTAAGGTCTACAACTTTGTTAGCCAACCAGACCAGTTCAAGACCGTACTTGACGCAATTGCCAAATCCGAGGGTATTGTTTTCCTGTGTGGCCCGGATCTGCTGGCATCCTCAGGAATGCCG AGTTTGTCTCAAACATCAACGTTTTGCCACAACACTTTCGATTCACAGTTGCCGCTTAGCAAGATGATTGTGGACTGCTCAGAGCCAAACGGTGGACCATCCCAGCTTTCGGACGACCAATTGGCGGCGTACAACAAGGTTATGGCAGCCAGAAGAATTCAGGCGCGTGGCATCCCATCGAGTCCGTTCCATCAGTACTTCCATCGAGTTTTTGCCTTGAAACGAGTCGTGAAGTACCTAACTACGAGCTTTGACGCTGTTGAGGTTCTCAGGAAGCGCGTCGCGGAAA TCAAACGAGCCACCTCTCGCCCTCCCGCTCCGGCAGCTAAGGCGTCCCGCCGCCTATGCCCAGCAGTTCTAAACAGCATGGCCTCTGACATGCTTCCTGGAGCCAGGCTACGCAATAGGATAGTAGCCGCCGCAAAGAACGCGGACCTACTTCTTATTGCCGGGATATCTCTCCAGTCCGATGAGATAATGGACCTTGTCCGAGAGATTGCCGAGCAGGTGCATAGGCGCTATGGCGGGGTCGTGTACATCGGGGAACAACCCAGCGGGGGGCGTGGGTCCAAGTACCATGTCGATTTCCACTTGCAGATGACCCCAGACAAGTGCGCCGGGCACATCCAAAGTACTATGAACCGG cttgaaGATGCGGACACTAGTATGGAATCGGCAGTGGGAACAGAAAGCGAAAAAGCAGGTGCCTGGTGTGAA ATCATAAACAACGAGATCGAAAGCCTGTTTTTGGTAGAGGAACCTGAGTTAAACAGGCCCCAGTGCTTTCTGTGCAATACCTCACTCGAAGAATGTTTGCTTAAGTGCAGGCGTTGTGGTGACTGGCTCTGCTACACGGGTCCATACCATACAAATCGAACGGCTCCCTGCGTCGTGCTGCAGATGTTCAGGGACGAGGCCAACAAGCCATCTATCGAGATGGAGATAGATGCTTTCTGCTGTATGTACTGTTGGAACCACTCCGAAGAGGGTCCTTATCCG CATTCTGTGAAACCTGCTCCATGGGTGGCTGTACAGGAACGGGGCAGACCTGCGCCGCGCATGATTATGATCATCTACTTCCTCGATCAGTTCTGGCCCCAAGCAAAACATCTCAGGAACCTTGTGGCCGGGAAATGGGCTGGTAGAGGCTGGTCG GCTCATGTCGAGCCGGTGCGACTGGAAAACCTCCATGAGCCCCGTAACATATTACCAAATTT CTCCTGGGATGCAAAGACATACAACGTCTTTGTCATATATATCACGCACGGCATCTCGAGCTCCAAGGGGTACCAGATCTCCCCCACAGAGTTGTATCCAGCGCCCCAG TTTCTTGAATACACTCTTACGCCGGTGAGGGACATAATACTCCAAGCGAACCATTCCTTGGCCATTTTCGCCTGCTGCGGGTATCCCTTCTTGGAGCCTCAGAAAGTATGGGACCTGCAGCTGTGGTTGAATAG GAGCATTTTCATAAACTCTATCATCGGCTGCCTGAACGAGAAGCTTTCCCCGGCTTTCCTTCTTTCCTTTATCGGAAAGCTAACCACGGTCTCGGCAGACGATAGAGTGTACTCAGAGGATGCGATGAACTCATGGATGTCAAGCAATATCGCGGTCAGCCATACCGATCTAATCTATCTTCAGAGGTTGTCCCCTCCGGTCATGTGGCTCTTTTCACCCTTTGATACCCGTCCGCTTGGGAAGGAGCTGCCCCACATCCTCACTGCGTGCAAATGCAGACGTGAAGAGATGGTGACTGCACAGGGGAAGCAAACCGCAAAAGTATGGAAGGTTTCACACAATGCCACGATAGGAATGCCCTTGAGTGATGTTCGAGTCAAGGTGTCATGTTCTATATGTCGGCAAATGTGGGTCCTACCATCCGAGCATCTCAAGGGGAAAGTATATTCGCATGCAGGTCTTTACTGCTCAGTAGTTCCGTACTTCGCGACGTAG
- a CDS encoding helicase domain-containing protein: MLATTKRELKIRKKRTALAKRNKQLRQLAIDVGFELVGHTEGSYPTDVYCMDANTHEKLDPRKMLIKGVDAIYKELESASASCSKSRGRANKQASVPPPVKDASLGDGHGTVYGFARGSDQTYSMVFAVQFQSQDSLLEIEKEAVDVFTSVLPKMAVHAYEVRVNGAQSVGGKRAGHLYSVGWRPGTTHGERAAVYAAQNTKDKHDPTHYIDLYNSLELVNSAWMVMEESLSPRAVLRTIDTLANTAVPMFGSQSSDIASHGPSLGSNMAASQHDQNGNGFANKMHVDRDMDSLPEYYGNVFAFGQWIHVDKEGRLVENERIKAAIPDGLFVIPGYRIAFDLGAATIVKAIWRGGMDTHGTTTSKVDITQGITRWGMSIQTNRGLNQRMRSGKGNIFGIRERLRQYYDIFSTPVGEEGDEDVDESKDA, encoded by the exons ATGTTGGCA ACTACCAAAAGAGAGCTGAAAATAAGAAAGAAGAGAACAGCCCTGGCCAAAAGAAATA AACAACTGCGCCAGCTTGCAATCGACGTGGGTTTTGAATTGGTTGGCCACACAGAGGGGTCTTATCCTACCGATGTTTATTGCATGGACGCAAACACTCATGAGAAGCTTGACCCCCGTAAAATGCTTATCAAAGGCGTGGATGCTATATACAAAGAACTAGAGAGTGCATCCGCGTCTTGCTCAAAGAGCCGAGGGCGTGCTAATAAGCAAGCATCAGTACCGCCTCCGGTCAAAGATGCTTCTTTGGGGGATGG CCATGGCACTGTGTATGGTTTTGCTCGGGGCTCCGATCAAACCTACTCTATGGTTTTTGCTGTACAGTTTCAATCTCAAGACTCGCTTCTGGAGATAGAAAAAGAAGCCGTTGACGTTTTCACCAGTGTTTTGCCAAAGATGGCGGTACATGCATATGAGGTTAGGGTTAACGGAGCTCAAAGCGTAGGAGGCAAACGAG CCGGACACCTCTACAGCGTTGGATGGCGCCCTGGAACCACTCATGGTGAACGGGCGGCAGTGTATGCTGCGCAAAATACTAAGGATAAGCACGATCCAACCCATTACATAGATCTGTACAACTCTCTGGAATTAGTCAAT TCCGCCTGGATGGTCATGGAAGAGAGCCTGTCTCCGCGCGCAGTGCTGAGGACTATTGATACTCTGGCCAACACGGCGGTGCCAATGTTTGGCTCACAAAGCAGCGATATTGCT TCGCATGGACCCAGTCTTGGGTCCAATATGGCTGCTTCTCAGCATGACCAGAACGGAAACGGCTTTGCCAACAAAATGCACGTCGATAGAGACATGGACTCTCTTCCCGAGTACTACGGGAATGTATTTGCATTTGGCCAATGGATCCATGTTGATAAGGAGGGCCGCTTGGTTGAGAATGAAAGGATCAAGGCAGCCATCCCGGATGGCTTATTCGTGATCCCTGGATACAGAATTGCGTTTGACCTTGGTGCAGCCACAATTGTTAAGGCTATATGGCGTGGAGGAATGGATACGCATGGCACCACAACATCCAAAGTCGATATAACTCAAGGTATTACTCGGTGGGGGATGTCGATTCAAACAAATAGGGGGTTGAACCAGCGCATGAGAAGTGGGAAGGGAAATATATTTGGTATACGCGAACGTCTGCGTCAGTACTATGATATTTTTTCCACTCCAGTGGGTGAAGAAGGGGATGAAGACGTGGATGAAAGCAAGGATGCCTAG